From the Solirubrobacterales bacterium genome, one window contains:
- a CDS encoding prolipoprotein diacylglyceryl transferase, protein MLPEISIGPITLQTFGLMFALSFVVAGMIVHRRFVETGRSPDWAYEMTFAALAGGLIGARLYFLVDNYDTVRDDLLGSVFSGSGLTWYGGAAGGAIGVLLWAWWRKTANLFLCDAAAPALAAGYAVGRIGCQLSGDGDYGKPWDGPWAMGYPDGTVPTPPGVMVHPTPIYESLTMALVAVVLWRLRDRFRFGVLFAIYLMFAGTERLLVEFLRTNDRVALGLTAAQLESLAVIAAGAIAILVVRHRHGTLARPPEQTTSVTPTAAA, encoded by the coding sequence ATGCTCCCGGAGATCTCGATCGGCCCGATCACCCTGCAGACGTTCGGGTTGATGTTCGCGCTCTCCTTCGTGGTCGCCGGGATGATCGTCCACCGCCGTTTCGTCGAGACCGGCCGCTCACCTGACTGGGCCTACGAGATGACCTTCGCCGCGTTGGCCGGCGGGCTAATCGGCGCCCGGCTCTACTTCCTGGTTGACAACTACGACACGGTCAGGGACGACCTGCTCGGCAGCGTCTTTTCCGGCTCCGGCCTCACCTGGTACGGGGGCGCAGCCGGCGGAGCGATCGGGGTGCTGCTCTGGGCCTGGTGGCGAAAGACCGCCAACCTCTTTCTCTGTGACGCGGCGGCCCCGGCGCTGGCCGCCGGCTACGCGGTCGGACGGATCGGCTGCCAGCTCTCCGGGGACGGGGATTACGGCAAGCCGTGGGACGGCCCCTGGGCGATGGGCTACCCGGACGGCACCGTGCCTACCCCACCGGGGGTGATGGTCCACCCGACCCCGATCTACGAATCACTGACCATGGCGCTCGTTGCCGTGGTCCTCTGGCGGCTCCGCGACCGGTTCCGCTTCGGGGTCCTGTTCGCGATCTACCTGATGTTCGCCGGGACCGAGCGTCTGCTGGTCGAGTTCCTCCGGACCAACGACCGGGTGGCCCTCGGCCTGACCGCGGCCCAGCTTGAAAGCCTCGCGGTGATCGCCGCCGGAGCGATCGCGATCCTCGTGGTCAGGCACCGCCACGGCACCCTCGCCCGCCCCCCCGAACAGACCACCTCAGTCACCCCGACTGCTGCCGCGTAG